A DNA window from Macadamia integrifolia cultivar HAES 741 chromosome 4, SCU_Mint_v3, whole genome shotgun sequence contains the following coding sequences:
- the LOC122077560 gene encoding probable protein phosphatase 2C 44 isoform X4: MDYVHTLISREERRTRRKRGRTRRAAYVWNMEKQSVSSASTNGRRRNEFLDMIRSAACLRNSSSSSDTGKGRSKSSSNRVSHGFHLVEGKSGHDMEDYHVAEYKNKKNHELGLFAIFDGHLGDCVPSYVKDNLFNNIIEEPNFWKNTEIAIKNAYRSTDKFILEHSTRLGPGGSTAVTAIVIDGKDLWVANIGDSRAVLCERGCAHQLTVDHEPHSERRRIEKQGGFVTTLPGDVPRVNGQLAVARAFGDQSLKAHLSSEPDVKHVNIDSTIQFVILASDGLWKVLFQLVSEWELNLFRTILS; this comes from the exons ATGGACTATGTCCATACATTAATTAGTCGAGAAGAAAGACgaacaagaagaaagaggggaagGACACGCAGGGCGGCTTATGTTTGGAATATGGAGAAGCAGTCCGTTTCTAGCGCTTCCACTAACGGGAGAAGGAGAAACGAATTCCTTGATATGATCAGG AGTGCTGCTTGTCTTCGtaattcttcatcatcatctgaCACTGGGAAAGGGCGGAGCAAGTCATCGAGTAACAGAGTCTCACATGGATTCCACCTGGTGGAAGGGAAATCAGGTCATGACATGGAGGACTACCACGTTGCGGAGTACAAGAACAAAAAGAATCACGAGCTTGGATTGTTCGCCATCTTCGATGGGCACCTTGGAGATTGTGTGCCAAGTTATGTGAAAGATAACCTTTTTAACAACATAATTGAGGAG CcaaatttttggaaaaacacAGAGATAGCAATAAAGAATGCTTACCGCTCTACAGACAAATTCATTCTTGAACACTCAACTCGGTTGGGGCCTGGTGGTTCAACAGCAGTCACTGCAATTGTTATTGATGGTAAAGACTTGTGGGTGGCAAACATTGGGGACTCCAGGGCTGTCTTGTGTGAAAGGGGCTGTGCACATCAGCTCACTGTGGATCATGAACCACACAGTGAACGGAGAAGGATTGAGAAGCAGGGTGGTTTTGTGACTACTCTTCCTG GAGATGTGCCCAGGGTTAATGGCCAACTTGCAGTTGCACGGGCATTTGGGGATCAAAGCCTTAAGGCCCATTTGAGCTCAGAGCCTGATGTAAAACATGTGAATATTGATTCAACTATACAGTTTGTTATATTGGCAAGCGACGGCTTATGGAAG
- the LOC122077560 gene encoding probable protein phosphatase 2C 44 isoform X3, protein MDYVHTLISREERRTRRKRGRTRRAAYVWNMEKQSVSSASTNGRRRNEFLDMIRSAACLRNSSSSSDTGKGRSKSSSNRVSHGFHLVEGKSGHDMEDYHVAEYKNKKNHELGLFAIFDGHLGDCVPSYVKDNLFNNIIEEPNFWKNTEIAIKNAYRSTDKFILEHSTRLGPGGSTAVTAIVIDGKDLWVANIGDSRAVLCERGCAHQLTVDHEPHSERRRIEKQGGFVTTLPGDVPRVNGQLAVARAFGDQSLKAHLSSEPDVKHVNIDSTIQFVILASDGLWKWLLVQSVCIMANSVDWVVIEGLIGSRC, encoded by the exons ATGGACTATGTCCATACATTAATTAGTCGAGAAGAAAGACgaacaagaagaaagaggggaagGACACGCAGGGCGGCTTATGTTTGGAATATGGAGAAGCAGTCCGTTTCTAGCGCTTCCACTAACGGGAGAAGGAGAAACGAATTCCTTGATATGATCAGG AGTGCTGCTTGTCTTCGtaattcttcatcatcatctgaCACTGGGAAAGGGCGGAGCAAGTCATCGAGTAACAGAGTCTCACATGGATTCCACCTGGTGGAAGGGAAATCAGGTCATGACATGGAGGACTACCACGTTGCGGAGTACAAGAACAAAAAGAATCACGAGCTTGGATTGTTCGCCATCTTCGATGGGCACCTTGGAGATTGTGTGCCAAGTTATGTGAAAGATAACCTTTTTAACAACATAATTGAGGAG CcaaatttttggaaaaacacAGAGATAGCAATAAAGAATGCTTACCGCTCTACAGACAAATTCATTCTTGAACACTCAACTCGGTTGGGGCCTGGTGGTTCAACAGCAGTCACTGCAATTGTTATTGATGGTAAAGACTTGTGGGTGGCAAACATTGGGGACTCCAGGGCTGTCTTGTGTGAAAGGGGCTGTGCACATCAGCTCACTGTGGATCATGAACCACACAGTGAACGGAGAAGGATTGAGAAGCAGGGTGGTTTTGTGACTACTCTTCCTG GAGATGTGCCCAGGGTTAATGGCCAACTTGCAGTTGCACGGGCATTTGGGGATCAAAGCCTTAAGGCCCATTTGAGCTCAGAGCCTGATGTAAAACATGTGAATATTGATTCAACTATACAGTTTGTTATATTGGCAAGCGACGGCTTATGGAAG
- the LOC122077560 gene encoding probable protein phosphatase 2C 44 isoform X5: MDYVHTLISREERRTRRKRGRTRRAAYVWNMEKQSVSSASTNGRRRNEFLDMIRSAACLRNSSSSSDTGKGRSKSSSNRVSHGFHLVEGKSGHDMEDYHVAEYKNKKNHELGLFAIFDGHLGDCVPSYVKDNLFNNIIEEPNFWKNTEIAIKNAYRSTDKFILEHSTRLGPGGSTAVTAIVIDGKDLWVANIGDSRAVLCERGCAHQLTVDHEPHSERRRIEKQGGFVTTLPGDVPRVNGQLAVARAFGDQSLKAHLSSEPDVKHVNIDSTIQFVILASDGLWKVLGGVDQSQS; this comes from the exons ATGGACTATGTCCATACATTAATTAGTCGAGAAGAAAGACgaacaagaagaaagaggggaagGACACGCAGGGCGGCTTATGTTTGGAATATGGAGAAGCAGTCCGTTTCTAGCGCTTCCACTAACGGGAGAAGGAGAAACGAATTCCTTGATATGATCAGG AGTGCTGCTTGTCTTCGtaattcttcatcatcatctgaCACTGGGAAAGGGCGGAGCAAGTCATCGAGTAACAGAGTCTCACATGGATTCCACCTGGTGGAAGGGAAATCAGGTCATGACATGGAGGACTACCACGTTGCGGAGTACAAGAACAAAAAGAATCACGAGCTTGGATTGTTCGCCATCTTCGATGGGCACCTTGGAGATTGTGTGCCAAGTTATGTGAAAGATAACCTTTTTAACAACATAATTGAGGAG CcaaatttttggaaaaacacAGAGATAGCAATAAAGAATGCTTACCGCTCTACAGACAAATTCATTCTTGAACACTCAACTCGGTTGGGGCCTGGTGGTTCAACAGCAGTCACTGCAATTGTTATTGATGGTAAAGACTTGTGGGTGGCAAACATTGGGGACTCCAGGGCTGTCTTGTGTGAAAGGGGCTGTGCACATCAGCTCACTGTGGATCATGAACCACACAGTGAACGGAGAAGGATTGAGAAGCAGGGTGGTTTTGTGACTACTCTTCCTG GAGATGTGCCCAGGGTTAATGGCCAACTTGCAGTTGCACGGGCATTTGGGGATCAAAGCCTTAAGGCCCATTTGAGCTCAGAGCCTGATGTAAAACATGTGAATATTGATTCAACTATACAGTTTGTTATATTGGCAAGCGACGGCTTATGGAAG